The Acetobacter oryzifermentans genomic interval TACAATCATGTAAAAGCTGGTGGTTTTACCTGCACCGTTTGGCCCCAGCAGCCCGACAGCTTCCCCCCGGTGTACCTCAATGGAAACGTTTTTCACCACCTCGCGCTTTTTATAGCTTTTGCCAATGCCGCGTGCGTACAGGCCGTGGCCGGGGCGATGCGGGGCATGAATGTCAGTAGGTTCCGGCCCAACGCCTACGCCTACAACTTCTTCACGAACCGTTTCTTCCGACGTCCAGGTGACTTCCTGATTCATGCTTATTTCCTGTCCGACGTATCGCCGTTATTGGGCACAACCAACCCACTTACCCGGCTGCCGGGGCGTTCTGTCATGGTGGCTATGCCTGTGTGCATGTTGATAATGGCGGCAGCGCCCTGAATCTGGTTTGGTCCACGGGTGATATGGACATTGCCAACAATGCGGGCAATGCCGGTATCAGGCACATACACCCCGCGTTCCCCCGTTACGATTTCTGTTTGCGTGTGCACCCATACATGGCCAAAGGCGTTCACCTTTTCCAGCTTGCCCGAACCGCTGCTGAGCGGATCTGAACTGCTGTTGTTGCTGGCCTGCTGCTGTGGCTGGGCGTTCTGATCTGGCGGGGCGCTGTAGCCCACCAACACATCAGCCCGGATCTGGCGCTGATCGTTCGTGGTGACGGTAGCGTTGCCACGCCCGATGGAAATATGCTGCTGCGAATAATATTCCATCGAATCCCGCGCTGTCAGCACATCCTGCGGGGTGGTCAGCTTCATGGCCTTGCCGGTCATGACAAGCACGGCCTGATCCATGTCGTACACGGCTTTATCCCCCCATGCCTGATCGGTCTGGGTGAAGATATGTACGTGGCCTATGGCTTCAAGCCGGAAAATTTCGTTGGCGCCGGAATCCTGATCATCCCCTCCGGCGGCTTTCTGGCCACCTGCATCTGCGCTGCCATTGGTGGCAGGGGCTGGTGGAGGCTGATCTGTACTGGCCGGAGGTGTGGCCGGTGTGGCGCCGTTGGCTGCCGGGGCCTGCACGCTTGCCGGTTTTGCACCATTTGCCTCAGCCGGGGTGTTAGCGTCTGGCGCGCCGGGGGCAGGGGCTTTTTTGCGGTAATAGGCAATCAGCTTGTCTGCCGTAACCGTAACATCCCCACGGATGGCTTTTGCCTGATCATAGGCGGTAACTTTTTTCTGGTTCTGGTCCCAGTCAAACCCACCGGCGGCGGTTACGGTAATTTGCCCACCGTGAGACATATCAATGGCCTGCGCCAGCGCTGTGCCAGAAAGGGCCAGCATGGCGCATGGCAATGCCGCTATAACGGCAGAGGCAATACGCAGGGCAGGGCGAGGGCGAGAAAAAAGGCGGCGCATATCAGGAAGCCTTGCCTTTGGGGGCTGAATCACTGTGGCGATCATCATTCAGGATCAACTGGCCGGGGCCGCGGAACTGGGCAATGCCTTCATGCTGGGCCAGTAGATAGCCCTTGGCATCAAGCGAGCCAAAAGGCCCTTCTGCCCGCACCCATGAATCGGAGGCAATAATGCCGCGTTTGACATCAATATCGGCTACAGGGCTGTGCATCATCAGGCCATCATCGCGGTACAGGGTTACTTCTCCGGTTAGGTCGAGAATCTGTGCGTGCTGCATGTAAACGCCTTTTTCCGATTCAACCCAAAGCCAGCTTCCGCCCTGCGTGAGCAGATCAGCCTTGGGGCGGATCAGATCCATACGGTTGTCATTGACCTGATGCGCACTGTCCGCCGTAATCATAAAGGGGCGGTTGTGTTCATCTACCCCGCGATACGTAGCGCCTATCAGGTTGCCGCTTTCAATCTTAACCTTGGCCAGTTCCTTAATGGTGGTTTGGTTGGCGCTTAGCAGCCTGTCTACTTCGGGCCATACGGCAATGGTGGCCAGCAGCAGCAAAGCCGTGGCAGGCAGCACCCATTTGGCCCAGCGCAGCATAGTGCGGCGGCGCGCCAGCTTGGCGGCATCCGGGAGTTTGCGCAACTGGGCGGAAGGTGCAAGCCGTTCGCGCTGGCGGCGCGTGGTTTCTTCCGAGCGGGCAAAATCGGCCCGTTGCGGGCGTTTGTCTTCCGGGCTGGTCATCCAACCCCGGCTCGGATCAGGTCATGCACGTGCACAACGCCTATGGGTTTACGGTCATCATCCAGCACAAACAGGGATGTAATGGGCCTTTTGCGCTCGTTCATCAGCCGCAGGGCTTCAGATGCAAAAATTCCCGGCCCTATGGTTAGCGGTGAATCGTTCATGACATCTTTCGCCAGCGTGGTCGTCAGATCGTGATCAAGCGCGCGGCGCAGGTCACCATCCGTGATCAGCCCCGCCAAGGTGCCATTCTGGCCCAGAATGGCTACGCATCCTAGCGCCTTGTGCGTCATTTCCACAATAACGTCCCGCATGGGGGTATTGGGGGTGGCCAGTGGCATGGCGTTATCTGTGCGCATCAGTTCCCGCACGGTGCGCAGGCGTGCGCCAAGGCGGCCGCCGGGGTGGTAGGTGCCAAAATCCGTGGCGGTAAAACCACGTTGGCGTAGCAGGGCCACGGCCAAGGCATCACCAAATGCAAGTTGGGTAAGGGTGCTGGTGGTGGGGGCCAGCCCCATCGGGCAGGATTCTGGCAAAGATGGCAGCGTAAGCGCCACCGTGGCTGCAGAAGCCAAGGTGGAATGTGCACGGCTGGTTACGGCCAGCAGTGGCAGGCCCGAGCGGCGGGCGTGGGCGGCAATGTCTCCCAGTTCCGTTGTTTCACCGGAATTGGAAAAAGCCAGAACGGCATCACCTTTTTGCACCATTCCCAGATCACCGTGAGAGGCTTCTGCCGGGTGCACAAATATGGCGGGCGTGCCTGTGCTGGCCAATGTAGCCTGCACCTTGCGGGCAATATGGCCGGATTTGCCAATGCCGGTTACAACTACCCGGCCCGGCAGCGCCAGAATTATCTCTACCGCTTCAGCAAAGGCACCACCCAACCCAACGGGGTTTTCCAGTGCTTCTGCCAGTGCATCCAGCCCTGCACGTTCCGTACGTACAACGTCAGCCGCCTCTACGCCGGGGGAAGAGGAAGCCTGCGAGCTGATATGGGTGGACATGTTCATGCCGAGCCGATCCGGTTGATCAGAAAAAAGAATGCAGGAGCGCGTGCTTACGCGCGATGAGAGAAAATATCCGGGTCTTCATAGCCCAGCAGATCCAGACGTGCGCGGGCGGGCAGGAAGTCATAGCATGCCTGTGCCAGTTCCCGCCGACCTTCACGGTCCAGCAGGGCGGACATTTTATCCCACAATGCGTGCAGATACAGCACATCAGATGCAGCATAAGCCAACTGTTCGGGCTTCAGTTCCAGCGCGCCCCAGTCTGATGTCTGCTGCTGTTTGCTGAGTTCTACGCCCAGCATATCCCGGCACAGGGCGGCAAGGCCGTGGCGGTCTGTAAAAGTGCGTACAAGGCGGGCGGCAATTTTGGTGCACACTACCGGGCTTACGGTAATGCCCAGCGCGTGCTGCAGGATGGCAACGTCAAACCGTGCAAAATGCATGATCTTGGTAATGGAGGGATCAGCCATCACACGCTTGAGGTTGGGACAATCATACCCTTTGCCCCCAAGGGAGGTGGGGATGATCTGTACCAGATGCGCTGTGCCATCACCGGCAGAAAGCTGCACAAGGCACAGTCTATCCCGATGCGGGTTCAGGCCCATTGTTTCCGTATCCACGGCCACGGACCCGGTAAAGGTCACGTTGTCTGGAAGATCGTTCCGGTGCAGTGTAATGGCACCTTCGGATGGGGCAGAGGTCATAACCCGCTCCTGCGTGTTCTGTTGCTGTATGCTGTTGTGTTTCAGACCGATACAGCCGGCGTGATGGAATGTCCATTCCTGCACGCTGTGTATGGCGCTGTTATGGCGGGGCCGTACATTTATATGCGGGATAGGCGCAGGCAGGCGGAATGCGCTAGAAGGGCCTTATCTGTTACACTCTATAATAACCCGGAACTGTGTGTTTATGCGTCAACCTCGTCATGGCCGTTCTGCGCGGCGCCCTCGTGTTTCTTCTGCTGGTGGGCGGGAAGGCGCGCCTTCGGCTCCGGCGGGCACATGCTGGCTGTTTGGCACGCACGCAGTGGCCGCCGCCCTTAATAATCCGCGCCGTGTATATGAACGCCTGCTGGTAACGGAAGAAAACCACCCGGCATTGGAAGAAGCCACACGTTCTGGCCGAAATGTGCGCGTAACCCCGGAACTGGTGCAACGCCAACGGCTGGATGATCTGTTAGGGCCAGATGCGGTGCATCAGGGTGTGGCGCTGCTGGCACGTATATTGCCCCCCATGCCGCTGGATGAAGCGCTGGAACGCCCCGGCCCGGTGCTGGTGCTGGATCAGGTAACAGACCCACGCAATATTGGGGCTATTTTACGCTCGGCTGCGGCATTTGGTGCGGCCTGCCTTGTGGTGCAGGACAGAAACGCGCCCGAAGAAACGGCTGTGCTGGCCAAGGCCGCATCTGGCGCGTTGGAAACCGTGCCTATGGTGCGTGAGGTCAACCTCTCCCGCGCGATTGAGCAGTTGCAAAAAGCAGGCTGCTGGACGGTAGGGCTGGATGCAGGCGGCACCATGCTGGATGGCGCAAGTTTTGATGGCCGCCGCGTGGCCTTGGTGTTGGGGGCGGAAGGCAAGGGCCTGCGCCGCCTAACGCGGGAAAGCTGTGATGAAATTGCCGGGCTTTACATGCCCGGAGAAATGGAAAGCCTGAACGTATCTGTAGCGGCCGCTGTGGGGCTTTATGAGCTGATGCGCCGTGGCATGCCCAGCGCGTACCAAAAAGCCGCAGCAAAAAAGCCAACGTAATAGCCAATATCGGCCCCGCCCAGCCAGCGCGCTACGGGGCCGGTGTAAAGGCTGCTGGTTGAAAACAGCGCAATGGTCAGCACGGATACAACGGCAAAAATAGTAGCTCCACGTGTCCAACCCGGTGGAATGGGGTGCACTGTGCGGTCTCCAAAATACCAATCTGCCAGCACAATGCCGATCCATGGGGCAATCCAGTACATGGTTACCAGCAGGTAATCTGTATAAAGCGTGGTGTAACGGCCTGCACCGGCCACAGCCAGCACATAACCAAGGCTGGCTGTAAGAATGGCTGCGGCAATACGCGGTACATGCAGGCCAGCGGAAATAAGGCTGTAGCTGGCAGTATTATCGTTAAACGAATTGCCGGTAATGGATGAAAGCGCAATAGCCCCAAGAGCCACAGCCCCAAGTGGCCCCATAGCCTGCTGGAGCGAGGCAATAACCGCTGTGGGTGATGCCTCCGCCACAGACCCGGCAGAAATAAGCCCCAGAATCTGGAACGGAATGGCAGAACCCAAAAGCCCTGCCAGCGCCAGCAACACCACCTTTTTGGGGCTGGTATTGGCGGGCAGATACCGCGTGTAATCTGAGGAATACGAAGCCCAGGACAAATTGAAGCTGACCAACACGCCAGTTGCCAACAAAAAGGTGGAAAAACTGACGGCATGATGCACCGCCAGAGGAGCCTGCCCTTTTATGGCAAACACAACGCCAATAAGCGTAAACACCACGAGCAGCACTGTGCCCAGATATTTCTGCAAGGCCTGCACCACATGGTGCCCGTAAATGGAAGCCACCATCTGAATACTGGCCAGTATGCCCAAAGCCAGCCAGAACGGCATGGAAAGCCCAGCCAACAGCAGCAGCGCCATAAGGGCTGTAGCGGCGGGCACGTTATTAACCGCATCCCACCCCACGCAATAAATCCAGTTTAGAAACGCAGGAGGGCGCAGGCCTTTTTGCCCCAAGGCCCGGCGAGAAGCCTCCATTTGTGTTAGCCCGGTTTTGGGGCCAATGGCGGCGGCAAGGGCCACAGGTAATGCGCCAATAATGTTGCCAACAATAATGGCGGCCACACCTGTACGAAAGTCCAGCCCCATGCCTGTAAGCAACGCCCCGGTTACCCAGCCGCCGGGGCCAAGGTTGGGGGAAAAATGGCTCCAGAACACCCGGTCGGTCGGCATGGTTTTTAGCGGCTCCGGAACGGGTTCTCTTACAGATGCGGCGGAAAGATCCTCCATCAGGCCACCAGTTTGGGGGGCTGAAGGGGGTGTCTGTATCATGGGTAGCGTATCCTGTGGCGTGGGGCTGTGGTGGGGGTGGCGCTACAGTATCATGAAAGATCCGGTTCGGGCATGGACCCTGTGGCCCCTGTAGGCTGATTGTTGTAATAGAACTCTGCCACCCGGATGGGGAGCAAATCCATAAAGCGGGAGCCCGCCACCAGCCATAGCGGAAAAGTAATGCGCCGCTCATTCCGGCTCAGCCCACGCAAAATGCGGCGGCACGCACTGTTAACATCTGTAAGACCCGGCATGGGAAAGGCGTTTTTGGCCACCATAGGGGTATCTAAAAACCCGCACACAACAGAGCTTAATAAGATACCAGCCTTTTTGGCATCACCACCCGTGGCCACCATAAACCTGTCCACTGCCGCTTTGGCTGCGGAATAAGAGGGCGTGCCGGGATAAGATACCACGCCCGCAACGGAAGAAATGGCGCAAATACGCCCGCGCATGCCATCGGCTCCGCGCGGTTGATACTGCATGACATCCAGCGCAGGCAGCACGGTGTTGAGCACGCCCATCATGTCTGTTTCAAAAATACGATAAACCTGTGCCGCGGGTTCATACGGTGCGCCATCGGGCGTTTGCGGTTTGCGGGTGCCGCCCGTTATGCCTGCACAGGCCAAAACCAGATCCAGCCCATTTGTGCTGCGTATCCATGTCTCCATTTCTGCACGGTTTGCCACATCACCAATATGCAAATGCACGGAGGCCCCTCGGCTAATGCAGGCTTTGGCGGTTTCGTTTAGCCGTTGTACGTTGCGGCCGCCCAGATAAAGGGTGCGCCCAGGCCGGGCCAGCGTTTGGGCCAGTGTTTGCCCAAGGCCGGAGGATGCGCCAGTAATCAGAACGGTATCATGCTTCATCTTACAGATCGGCCTTTGCTTATGGTGGTTATGGCATAGCATGGCGGCTTCTGGCATGAAGGCGCAAGACGGATAGACAGAACACGCAGGGAAGGCAGCATGGCGCACAACGCACAGGGTCACCATAACGGAGCAGAACAGCGGCGCGGTGTGTGCCTGGTTATTTCTGCGCCATCTGGGGCGGGTAAGTCCACCATTGCCAATGCACTGCGTGCTTCGGAGCCTGCGCTCAAGCATTCGGTTTCCGTTACCACCCGCCAGCCAAGGCCGGGGGAAAAGGAAGGCGTGCATTACCATTTCCGCACCATGGAAAATTTTGAGCACATGGCCGCCAACGGGGAATTGCTGGAATGGGCCACCGTGTTTGGCCGTGGGTACGGCACCCCCCGTGCGCCGGTGGAAGCCGCATTGGCCGCCGGGCACGATATGGTGTTTGACATAGACTGGCAGGGCCACCAGCAAATCCGCCGCGCGCTGCCCGATGATGTGGTGAGCCTGTTTGTGCTGCCGCCATCATTAGAGGAACTGGAACGCCGCTTGCGTGGCCGGGCATCAGACCACCCGGATGAAATTGCCCGCCGCATGGCCGCCGCGCGGGATGAAATCTCGCATTGGCAGGAGTTTGATCACGTTATTATCAATACGGATCTGGATCGTGCCATTACAGAAGCGCGCGCTGTGTTGGTGGCGGCACGCTTGCAAACTCGCAGGCGCACAGGGCTTTTAGATTTTGTTGCCAGTTTTGGAGCCTGAACAGCATGGATTTTTCTGCCATTACCGTGCTGTGCTTGGGTGATGTCATGCTGGACCGTTTTTTATACGGCAGCATGGATCGGATTTCGCCCGAAGCCCCGGTGCCTGTGTTGTTGCTCGATTCCCGGCGGGAAATGCCCGGAGGGGCCGGTAATGTGGCCAGCAACATTATCTCGCTTGGGGGGCGGGCCATTCTGGTGGGGCTGAGCGGTCAGGATGAGGCCGGAGCCTGCCTGCGCACCACGTTGGCGGAAAAAAAACGGCTGGTGGATGCTACAGTGCAAAGTGCGGCCCGGCCCACAATTTGCAAAACGCGCTTTATTGCCGCGCATCAGCAGGTTGTGCGGGTGGATGAAGAAAGCCACGCGCCAATGGCGGAACCCGAGCAAGAAGCCCTGTGCCGCCAGATTGATGCACATATCGGGGGCTGTCAGGCAGTGGTGGTGTCTGATTACGGTAAAGGTGTGTGCAGCCCAATCGTGCTGTCTCATCTGTTCCGTGTGGCGCGGCAAGCTGGCGTGCCTGTTTTTGTAGATCCCAAATCCACCGATTACACACTTTACAAAGGCGCCACCTGCATTACCCCCAACGCCAAGGAGCTGGCCGCAGCCTCTGGCATGCCGGTGGATACCGCAGCGCACGTAGAGGCCGCCGCCAGCAAGGTGATGGCGCAGGCCGATGCGCAGGCTATTTTGGCCACTCGTTCTGAAAAAGGCATGATGCTGGTACGGCGCGAGGGCGAGGTGCTGGCGGTGCCTGCCCGTGCGCGGGAAGTGTTTGATGTTTCCGGCGCGGGAGATACCGTTATTGCCACTATGGCGTTGGCTGTTGGTGCGGGTATGTCGTTCGAGCAAGGCATGCGCGTTGCCAATGCGGCGGCTGGCGTGGTGGTGGGCAAGCTGGGCACGGCCACGGCTGATATTCAGGAAGTTCTGCACGAGCTGGAAGAACAATCCGGCCCGGATGAAGTGCCCCACCTGATGCCATTAGGGGTCGCTTGCGCACAGGTGGCGCGCTGGCAGGCACGCGGCCTGCGTGTGGGCTTTACCAACGGATGTTTTGATATCATCCACCCCGGCCATATCAGCTTGCTGGCAGAAGCCCGGAGCGCGTGTGACAGGCTGGTGGTGGCGTTGAACACAGATGCCAGCGTCCGCCGCCTGAAAGGTGAAACACGGCCTGTTAATTCACTGGAATCTCGCGCGGCTGTTATGGCGGCTATCCGTTATGTAGATGCCGTGGTGGCGTTTGATGAAGATACGCCGCTGGAGCTTATCCGCGCCCTTATGCCAGATGTGCTGGTAAAAGGGGCGGATTACCGGCCCGAACAGGTTGTGGGGGCGGATATTGTGCAGGCCGCAGGGGGCAAGCTGGTGCTGGCCAATTTGCAGCAAGGGCATTCCACCACATCTACAATCGGGCGGATTCGCAAGGCATGACAGTGCATGACCTGCCCGGCGCAGAAAATCTGCCGCTTATTGCCGTGCGCAATCGCTTTGCGCGTTGGTTGTTTGATGATGCCTTGCCTTTCTGGGCCAGCACAGGCTGTGATGGCACGCCCCAAAACCCGGCGGCTTTGGGGGCGCAGGAGTGTCTGACCTTACAGGGCACGCCAGCCTTGCCGCCATACAAGCGTGTAAGGGTGCAGGCGCGGCAGCTTTTTGTGTTTTCTTGGGCTGCGTTAAAAGGCTGGCAGCCAGCGGCGCAACGGGCGGAAAGCCTTTTCAGGTTTCTGCTCAATGCCCATAGGCCAGATGGTGGATGGGTTAAGCTTCTGGCGCGTGATGGCGCGGTGCTGGCTGACAGTGCAGATTTGTACGATATCGCTTTCGTGCTGTTTGCACTGGCATGGTATGGCCGGGTGGAACGCACAGGCCGGGCCGTAGAATTGGCGCGGCAAACGCTTGCGTGGCTGGGGCAGGCTATGGCGCTGCCAAACAGCGGGTTTATGAATGCCCTGCCTGCCGATGGTGCATGGCGGCAGCAAAACCCCCATATGCACTTGCTGGAAGCTGTTCTTGCCCTGCATGAAACCACAGGTGATGCCGCAGATCTGGCGCAGGCCCATGCGTTATATGCGCTATTCAGCCAATACTTTATGGATGAACGCACCGGCACATTGGGCGAATATTTTGGGCCAGACTGGCAACCCGCCACAGGGCCAGAAGGCCAGTGGTGCGAGCCGGGGCATCATTTTGAATGGGTTTGGCTGTTGCAGGCTTATGCCCGCCAAAGTGGTGTAGATACTACCGCGCAGGCCGCACGCTTATACCATTTTGCACATCAATATGGTGTAGATACCCAAACAGCATTGGTGCGCGATGCCGTTGCGCGGAACGGGCAGGTGCTTAAACCCACCTTCCGCCTTTGGGTGCAAGGCGAGGCCTTGCGTGGCGCGCTGTGCCATGATCCGCAGGATCAAGCAGGTTGGGCTACGCGCATGGCCACTAATCTGCTTGATCGGTATTTTACGGGCTGCCCCACGGGCACATGGCTGGATCAACTGGACGCACAGGGCGTGCCTGCCGTTACGCAAATACCAAGTAGCTCGCTTTATCATATTGTAACGGCGTATGATGCGTTAGATCAGGCCGCACGCGCCTACGTGCCACCGGCCTAAAAAACGCTGTGCGGAAATGTGCGTGTAAGCAGGACGTAGCAGCGCGAATCTGATACAAGCGGTGTTGTGAGCATGACAACAACAGATACCCCCAGCCAGAAGGACGAAAGCCTTCTGGCCCTTACCCTTCGGCAGCCCCCGGCCAATGTGGAGGCCGAACAGGCGCTGCTTGGCGCGTTGCTGACCAACAACCGCGCCTATGACCGTGTTTCGGACTTTTTGGCCGGTGAGCATTTTGCCAACCGCGTGAATGGCCAGATTTATGAAGCCATTGCTCGGCGCATAGAAAACGGCCAGTTGGCAGACCCTGTTACCATGCGGGCCGAGCTGGAGCATTCCGGTATTTTGGCCAGTGTGGGCGGTATGGCCTATATGGCCAAGCTGCTGTCCTCTATGGTCGGGATTATCAACGCCGGGGATTACGGCCGCACCATTCATGATGCATGGATCCGCCGCCAGCTCATTGATATTGGTGAAAACGTGGTGAACAGCGCGTTTGGCACCACCATGGGCCTTTCCGGGCAGGATCAGATTGAGGCAGGGGAAGAAGCCCTGTTCAAACTGGCAACGGAAAAAGGCAATGAAGGGGATTTTGTTTCCTTCAACAAGGCGCTGAGCGGGGCTATTTCTGTTGCAGCCCAAGCCTTCCAGAATGAAGGCCACGTTACAGGCCTGACATCTGGCTTGCGCGATCTGGATAAAAAAACAGGTGGGCTGCATCCATCGGACTTGCTGATTCTGGCCGGGCGTCCTGCTATGGGGAAAACGGCGCTGGCAACTAAAATGGCCTTTTCCGCCGCACGCGCCATTATGGATGATGCCGAGGAAACAGGAGAAAAGCCCAAAGGGGCGGTGGCTATTTTCTCGCTCGAAATGTCGGCAGAGCAGTTGGCTACCCGTATTTTGTCTGAACAGGCCGAGGTTTCGGGCGAGCGTATCCGCCGTGGTGATATTGGGCAGAAGGAGTTTGACCGCTTTGTGCGTGTCAGCCACGAACTGGCCCGTCTGCCGTTGGTGATTGATGATACGCCAGCTATTTCCCTTTCCGCCATGCGCACGCGCTGCCGTAGGTTAAAGCGTACGCAGGGCCTGTGCCTTGTGGTGGTGGATTACCTCCAGCTTATGCGGCCATCTGTTGGCACCCGCCCAGAAAGCCGTGTGTTGGAAATTTCCATGATCACGCAGGGGCTTAAAGCCATTGCCAAGGAACTGGAAGTGCCAGTTATTGCGCTTTCCCAGCTTTCCCGTCAGGTGGAAAGCCGAGAAGACAAGCGGCCCATGCTGTCGGATTTGCGTGAATCCGGATCTATTGAGCAGGACGCCGATGCGGTGATGTTTGTGTACCGTGATGAATATTACCTGCAACAGCGTATGCCCAAGGAAACAGCTTTTGAATCTATGGAGAAATACTCCGTGGCGATGGATGAATGGCAGCGCAAGATGAGCTTGGTGCATAACAAAGCCGAGCTTATTTTGGAAAAGCAGCGTCATGGCCCCACGGGTACCATCAATCTGTTTTTCGAAGGCGAATACACGCGCTTTGCAGATTTGGATACCATTCATCAGGATCATTAAACCTGTTAAAAAGGCCCCGCATGCTGGGGCCTTTTTAGTAAAAACTTTCTAATATCCAGGTAACTTTAAAAAGTTCTCACGCTTGTTGTGTGGTGGCGTATGTGCCACTGCACGAACGTAGAGATATATTGCGCCAGCGTTTTTCCTAAAACACAACGTGGCAGGGTTTCTGCGGGCCATACAGGTGGCCCGCAGGAATAGAGTGGCCTTGTTAAACGGTTATCAGGTTTTGCCGCACCGTAACCGGGATCTTGTTTTCCTGAAACGCCTTCCAGATTTCAAAAAGAGCAGCACTGCGCACAACTTTTATGTCTGTGCCATTTGCGGCCTTGGCAGATCCAATCAGCAGGGCAGAGCCATCAGATACAGAAGACATGCTGACACTTGGCTGCACGCTTTCATCCACATCCTTGCACGCGGCCAGAGTGCGAGCCATGACATCCATGGCTTTATCCAGATCAGATGCAAATGGCAGGTTGAGTTCTATGGTAAACACACCGGGCTTTTGTGCCTGTGTAGCGTTTTTAACCGCCGAGGTAATAAACTGCGAGTTAGGGACAATCATGGTGGATTTGTCCTCTAGC includes:
- a CDS encoding AGE family epimerase/isomerase — encoded protein: MTVHDLPGAENLPLIAVRNRFARWLFDDALPFWASTGCDGTPQNPAALGAQECLTLQGTPALPPYKRVRVQARQLFVFSWAALKGWQPAAQRAESLFRFLLNAHRPDGGWVKLLARDGAVLADSADLYDIAFVLFALAWYGRVERTGRAVELARQTLAWLGQAMALPNSGFMNALPADGAWRQQNPHMHLLEAVLALHETTGDAADLAQAHALYALFSQYFMDERTGTLGEYFGPDWQPATGPEGQWCEPGHHFEWVWLLQAYARQSGVDTTAQAARLYHFAHQYGVDTQTALVRDAVARNGQVLKPTFRLWVQGEALRGALCHDPQDQAGWATRMATNLLDRYFTGCPTGTWLDQLDAQGVPAVTQIPSSSLYHIVTAYDALDQAARAYVPPA
- a CDS encoding replicative DNA helicase, translated to MTTTDTPSQKDESLLALTLRQPPANVEAEQALLGALLTNNRAYDRVSDFLAGEHFANRVNGQIYEAIARRIENGQLADPVTMRAELEHSGILASVGGMAYMAKLLSSMVGIINAGDYGRTIHDAWIRRQLIDIGENVVNSAFGTTMGLSGQDQIEAGEEALFKLATEKGNEGDFVSFNKALSGAISVAAQAFQNEGHVTGLTSGLRDLDKKTGGLHPSDLLILAGRPAMGKTALATKMAFSAARAIMDDAEETGEKPKGAVAIFSLEMSAEQLATRILSEQAEVSGERIRRGDIGQKEFDRFVRVSHELARLPLVIDDTPAISLSAMRTRCRRLKRTQGLCLVVVDYLQLMRPSVGTRPESRVLEISMITQGLKAIAKELEVPVIALSQLSRQVESREDKRPMLSDLRESGSIEQDADAVMFVYRDEYYLQQRMPKETAFESMEKYSVAMDEWQRKMSLVHNKAELILEKQRHGPTGTINLFFEGEYTRFADLDTIHQDH